The Leptospira terpstrae serovar Hualin str. LT 11-33 = ATCC 700639 nucleotide sequence GCCAACACCGTCGAAGTTGCCGATGGAATTCTCGGTAAAATTGACACCATCAACGCTCAAATCAAAGACCTAAAAGGAACTCCCAAGGTCATTTTGATTCGGGATGGATCCAAATGGATCCGTGCCAATATTGAAGACGTTACCATAGCCATTATTCTTGGGATCTTACTTGCTGTTATCGTAGTGTATCTTTTCCTTGGGAACATTCGTTCGACCCTTATTACTGGGATGGCTCTCCCCAACTCTATGTTAGGTGCCTTTATCATTATGTATGCCATGGGTTTTACCATGAACGTGATGACCCTCCTTGCGCTTTCTCTCGCAGTTGGACTTCTTGTGGATGATGCTATTGTGGTTCGGGAAAATATTTTCCGTAAACTAGAAGAGGGGGAATCTGTCATTGTAGCAGCAAGAAAAGGAACAGAAGAAGTAACACTGGCCGTCATCGGAACTTCCTTAACTGTGATTGCAGTGTTTCTTCCGATTGGGTTTCTTTCAGGAATTGTTGGTCAGTTTTTTAAACAATTTGGTCTGACTGTGGTTTTTGCGATGATCATTTCTTTATTTGATGGTCTGACAGTTGCTCCTATGTTATCTGCTTATTTTGCTGGGAAAACAGACATCCATAAAAAGAAAAACATTGTCTTACGTAACTTTGATAAGTTCCAGAATTTTCTGGACAAAATGTACGGAATCATCATGAAGTTTGCCCTAAAAAAACCTTGGGCAGTCATTTTACTTACATTCCTTACTTTGATTACGAGTATTTTCTCGCTAGCCTTTGTGAAAAAAACCTTTTTACCTGCGAATGACCAAGGTGAGTTTATGGTGAATGTGGAAATGGCACCGGGAACTTCCTTACAGGGAACATCCGAAACGGTAGAACAAATTCAAAACGAAATTATCAAAGCAATTCCTGAATTGGAACTTCTAGCAACTGTTGTCGGTAATAATGATGGAGAATCCAATATTGCCACCATTGGAGTTGCTCTCCTTCCTGCGGAATACCGCAAACGAACCACAGGAGATGTAAAAGACCAAATCCGCGAATTCTTAAAAGCCTACCCGCATGCAAGACCAAAGGTGAACGACTATTCTGCGATAGGTGGTGGGGTACAATACCCATTCAACCTAAATCTCAAAGGGGAAAACTTAAAAGACCTCGAAACATATTCCTTTAAAGTGATGGAAGAATTACGAAAAGTTCCAGACCTAACCGATGTGGATACGACCTACCGAACAGGAAAACCAGAATTCCAAGTGGTGCCAAACCGTGCAAAAATGCAAACAGTGGGAGTTGTTGCAGGTGTGATGGGAGCCGAACTTCGTTACCATATTGAAGGTGGGGAAGTGGCAAAGTATTTGGAAAATGGAATTGAGTATGACGTACGCCTTAGGTTAAAAGAAGAACAACGTAACCTTCGTAAGTCCTTCTATGAAACTAGGGTGCCAAACATCCAAAACAGGCTTATCCCCCTCAGTGCCATTGCGGAGGGAAAGGAAAGTAGTTCTCCTGCAAGGATCATTCGTGAAGACAGGTCTCGAGTCGTTCCGATCAATGCGAATCTTGCTCCGGGAGGAGCGATCGCTTCGGCCTCTGAAGCAGCAGCAAAAATTTTAAAAGATAAATTGCCTCCCCCTCCAGGAATCACATACTCCTTTGTAGGCCAATCGGAAGACTTCAAGGAACTTTTACAAAACATCGTCCTTGCTTTTGGTATGGCACTAATTTTCATTTATCTTGTGTTAGCTTCTCTCTATGAGTCTTTTATCACACCGATTACGATTCTATTTGCTATCCCACCCGCCATTTCCGGTGCTTTCTTTGCACTGGCACTAACCGGTGAGATGCTCAATCTCTTTAGTATGATTGGACTCATTCTCCTTATGGGACTTGTGGCCAAAAACTCCATTCTCCTTGTGGATCACGCCATCTTGGCAATGAAAGAACATGGAATGACAAGGGATGAAGCTATCTTTGATGCGGGATCCAAAAGACTTCGACCGATCTTAATGACTTCCCTTGCGATGATTGCGGGAACTCTTCCGATTGCCTTAGGCATAGGAGAAGCATCTAAATCAAGAACGGCGATGGGGATAGCGATCATTGGGGGTCTCGTTCTTTCAACACTCATCACTCTGATTGTAGTGCCTGCGGTGTTTGGATACATTGATCGGTTTCGTGAAAAAATTGAAGGTGCCTTCCGCCCTGATTTTGAAATCCGCCCGGAGGATTTAGAGGACTAAGCACAAAACTTACTGATTCCTCGGCATAAATTTAAACTTGCCCAAACTTTGAATTCGGCGTTCTCTTGCTTACATGTCCAGCGAACGCCGAATCTACAAACGAATCTCCGAAAAAGTCCATCTCACATACCGGGTGATCCAATCAGGGGCCGGTGAGGCTCAGTTTTTACCCAAAGACAAAGGGGAAGGCGAATCCCAAGATATTTCTGAGGGTGGACTACTTTTTCGAACCAAAGAACCCATGTCTCTTGGAACCAGGTTGGAATTAGAATTAAGATTCCCTGATGTTAAGTACGTTTTGTATCCTAAAGCAAAGGTCGTTCGATTGGAAGAGTTTGGAGAGGGTGCTTTTTACGAAGTGGGTCTTGAATTCAACCAGATGTTTGATGATGACCAAAAACTTTTGTTAGAACACATTAGCCGATTAGAAATTTAGAATTTTATGTTCCACTTTCTTAAACAATTGATTGGCATTTAATTAGAATATTCCCATGTTTCATAGGATTTTTGTTTTTTTTCGCGGGAATCCTTTGGATCCAATTTCCCTTCTTGCAGTTTACTCCGAAATCATCAGTAAACTATACTTCCTTGGTTTTGCCTATTGTCTAGCTTACATTCAGAGTGTGTATTTAGAATGGAACGCTCCTGATGAAACCAATTGTATTTTATCTGCCATAGAACTTGCGCTTAGCATCATACTTGTTTTCACTTCTTTTTTTTATAGACGGATCTTTAAGTTTGCACCCATCCTTGTCCGTTTGACTTTTTTTCTTTTGGTTCTTGTGGAAATAGAAACAGGATTTCATGATCCTACCATCCCTTATTTTGATCCCAGGAATTGGCTAACCATTACGGCCCTCCTTGCCACTTCTTCTTTCTTTTATCCAGGTCTTGTCTGGCAGTACATTTTAGAATGGTCTTTGGTTTTATTGATTTATATTTTCCGTGTTTACTTTGCCAACCAAACTGTCATTCCGCTTGAAACTTGGCGAGAAATGTCGACGATTTTCCCATTGTTTCTTGTAGCCTTCTTTTTAAACCACTGGTGGTTTCGAACTCGATACATAGCCGCCTACCGTGGTATGTTGCTCGAAGAAAAACGTAGAACATTTTTTCAAGATATCCACGACAGTTTGGGTTCTGAGCTTACAGACTTAGTCCTACTCAGCCAAAAGTTGGAAAAAACTCCAACCGAGATTACAACAACGCAGTTACAAAAACTAAAACAGCTTTCAGAGTCCGCTCTCCAGTCTTTACGAACACAAGTACAAGAAGAAGACCAAAGAGATTTGTTCCAGGAATCTTTGTTAGATGGTATGAAGTTATTAATCAAAAAACGTTACAAACTTGTGGGTCGGAATATAGAATTGGAATGGGATTCTATAGAGGAAGATACTATTATAAAAATCATCGAACCAGAAGTGGCTCACCATCTCATACAAATCTTTAAAGAAGTTACAACCAATGACTTACGTTATGGTACAGGAACTTCAAAATGGAAAATAGACCTTAACCAAGAACACATGTTTTTGCAATTTTCTTCTGAATCCCAAACTTTATCAGAGAAAGAAAAGACTGGTCCGCAAGTTTTACTATCTGATAAGGTTGGAACAGGTATCGGTGAAAGAGGGTTACACCAAAGAATTAAATCGTTGAATGGAGAGATTAGGATCCACGATTCTCCGTACCAAATTAATATCAAACTTCCGATAGGGCATTTTGAACTATGAAATCCATTACCATCGGAATCATCGAAGATAATTTAGATTTTTTGCAATCGTTATCTGGAGTATTAGTACAAAATCCGAATCTTAATTTAACTACTTGGAATTCTGCGGAAGCGTTTTGGGCAAGTGGTAAGTCCAAAGAATGGGACCTACTGATTTTAGATATTGGACTTCCAGGTATGAGTGGAATTGATGTATTAAAAACTTACCATACTGTTGAATCTAGAAAAAGCCTAGTGATCTCTTCCTTACAAACAGATGATGCCATCTTTTCGGCCCTTAGGAATGGAGCTTCGGGTTATATTTGGAAATCAGAATTGGATTCTTTACATGACACCATCCAAACTTTACTCGATGGGGGGAGTGTGATTTCACCTTCGATAGCAGCAAAAGTATTGTTATCTTTTCGTAAACCCCAAGCCAAAGCCGATTCTCTTGGAGTGGGTGTGGAAGTATTAACACCGCGAGAGAGACAAATTTTGGAACTTATTGTAGAAGGAGACAACCCTCATCAAATTGGTTCCTTATTTGGAACTACTGTAGGGACCGTACGCCAACAAATCAAAACAATCTATAAAAAACTCCAAGTGAATACTAGAGTCCAAATGCTGAAAAAAGCCCGACAGTTCGGAATCTTTTGAATTGATAGGAACATCCAAATTTATACCATCTGGTAAATGGACAAAGGGCTGGGAATCTAGTATCCTAAAAGGATCGACTTACCAAAATACAAACAAACGGGACTAGAGTATGTAGATCGGATCTCAGCTCTTATCATAAAACTAAGACTGGTTTTGTGGTTTGGAGTGTACTTTGTCCTCGTGTTTTTTATGAACTGGGTTTTTTAAGCCAAGTTTCCTGCCAAAAAACAAGTTTGTGAATTTCTAAATTACCCCTTTCTCCTGGTTTTTATACCATCTGGTAGATAGACAATCCGATGGATTTTCGTTATGATGAGTTGGTTGAATCCAGTCTTTGACGCTTTGACTGGTGACTAGCGTACAATTTCCATTAAAAATTCATTGCCCATGCAAATGCCATCGAGTCAAAAACCCGGTGGTATTTTTTTATGTATCCATCAAATGTTTGATTTCTTTCAGTAAAGTGGACTTACCGGACATTAATTTTTTCTCGGATTCTAGTATTGATTCTTTTTTGCCAGGGCGAGCAAAATACTTTTCGAGTACTACTTCCTTGAGAGTTTCTTCAAACCACATTCGGGTTTGGTCTTCTCGATTTTTCGCATAATACCCGTTTGTTTTTGTTGTAGAAACATAATCCAAAATCAGATTCCAAATTTCTTCAATTCCTTTTCCCCCGATCCCACTACAAGTGGTGGCTCTCGGTGTCCACTTGGATTCGGGAGCGGGAAATAGGTGAAGGGCCGATTCATATTCGACCCTTGCTCTCATAGCAAAGGGTTCGTTTGCCCCATCCGCTTTATTGATTGCAATGAGGTCTGCCATCTCCATAATTCCTCGTTTGATCCCTTGGAGTTCGTCCCCAGCCCCTGCGAGCATCAGTAGTAAAAAGAAATCCACCATAGAGTGGACTTGGGTTTCCGATTGTCCAACACCTACTGTTTCAATAATGATAGTATCAAAACCTGCGGCTTCACAGAGATACATAGATTCCCTAGTTTTTCTGGCGACACCTCCCAAAGAACCACTGCTAGGTGAAGGGCGAATGAAGGCATTGGCAGATTTAGAAAGGATTTCCATCCTTGTTTTGTCTCCCAAAATAGAACCTTTGGTTCTTTGGCTACTGGGATCAATGGCAAGTACTGCAAGTTTATGATTTTTTTCGAGAAGGTAACTTCCAAAACTTTCGATGAAAGTGGATTTCCCAACACCGGGGACTCCAGTGATTCCAATCCGAACGGAATTACCCACCTTAGGCATTACCAGCTCCAAAATGGCTTGGGCCTTGTCGTTATGAGCTTCTAAATTACTTTCTACTAGAGTGATGGCTTTGGAAAGGTGAGTGCGGTTCCCTGATACAATTCCTTCCGCCAGTTCTTCTGCAGTGGTTTCTTTACGAGTGAGGGTCTTTCGTTGGTCACGAATGTAGGGAGAAATGGCCGGGGCATCAGCGACACCGGGGTTGACGGAAAGAGCCGACTTTGGATTTGGGTCCGGTTCTTTCTGATTCTTTATGCCCCTGTCCTCGTTTGGTGATTCCATAATAGCCTTATGATTCTTTGTTTAAGGAAAAAAACCAAAAACACCGATTGCAAAATAGACAAATCGGTGTTTGGTGGCTTTATCCTTTTTTAATTCTTAAGCGGCTCTTCTTTCGCCAAGAAGGATATTCAGAATTTGTTTGGCCGCTTCTGAAATCACAGTCCCTGGTCCAAAAATGGCAGTAGCTCCCGATTTGTAGAGGAAGTCGTAGTCTTGCGCGGGAATCACTCCCCCCACCACTACGAGCACATCTTCGGCACCGAGTTTCTTTAATTCCTCAATCACTTGCGGAACTAAAGTTTTGTGACCGGCAGCAAGAGAAGACACACCTAAGATATGGCAATCGTTTTCTACGACTTGTTTTGCGACTTCAGCAGGTGTTTGGAATAGAGGCCCGATATCAACGTCAAAGCCCATGTCCGCAAAACTAGTAGAGATCACTTTGGCACCACGGTCATGTCCATCTTGGCCCATTTTGGCTACCATGATCCGTGGGCGACGGCCTTCTAGTTTGGCAAATTCATCCGCAAGGGACCTTGCTTCCAGATACCCTTTGTCTTCGGAAATTTCGGAAGAATACACTCCTGAGATAGAACGAATCACTGCTTTGTACCTCCCGAATACTTTTTCCATGGCATAAGAAATTTCACCAAGAGAAGCCCGTTTTCTTGCTGCATCCACTGCCAGTTCCAAAAGGTTTCCCTCTCCGGTTTCAGCACATTTCGTGATGGCATTTAACGCAGCATCAACGGCCGAACTATCGCGGTCTTTTTTCATTTGTTCCAAACGTTTGATTTGGGCAATCCGAACCGCAGTATTATCAATGTCTAAAATATCAATCGGTGCTTCCTTATCTAAACGGAAACGGTTCACTCCCACAATCACATCTTTGCCAGAATCGATGCGTGCCTGTTTTCTTGCGGATGCTTCTTCAATTCGCATCTTAGGAATTCCAGTTTCAATCGCCTCTGCCATGCCACCTAACTTTTGTACTTCGAGAATCAGATTCCATGCCTTGTGTACTAAGTCATTGGTGAGTTTTTCTACATAGAAGGAGCCACCCCATGGATCAATCACTCTGTGGATATTGGTTTCTTCTTGTAAGTAGATTTGTGTATTTCTTGCAATCCTTGCAGAGAAGTCAGTGGGAAGGGCAATGGCTTCGTCTAGGGCATTGGTATGTAAAGACTGAGTGTGGCCAAGTGCCGCGGCCATTGCTTCTATACAAGTTCTTCCCACATTGTTGAAAGGGTCCTGTTCTGTGAGTGACCAACCTGAGGTTTGGCAGTGGGTTCGTAACGCCAAAGATTTGTTAGACTTTGGTTGGAATTGTTTGACGATCTTTGCCCAAAGAAGCCTTCCCGCTCGCATCTTCGCAATTTCCATAAAATGGTTCATACCAATGGCCCAAAAGAAAGAGAGGCGCGGAGCAAACTCATCGACGGAAAGGCCAGAAGCAATCCCTGTTTTGATGTATTCCCAACCATCCGCTAGA carries:
- the meaB gene encoding methylmalonyl Co-A mutase-associated GTPase MeaB, with the translated sequence MESPNEDRGIKNQKEPDPNPKSALSVNPGVADAPAISPYIRDQRKTLTRKETTAEELAEGIVSGNRTHLSKAITLVESNLEAHNDKAQAILELVMPKVGNSVRIGITGVPGVGKSTFIESFGSYLLEKNHKLAVLAIDPSSQRTKGSILGDKTRMEILSKSANAFIRPSPSSGSLGGVARKTRESMYLCEAAGFDTIIIETVGVGQSETQVHSMVDFFLLLMLAGAGDELQGIKRGIMEMADLIAINKADGANEPFAMRARVEYESALHLFPAPESKWTPRATTCSGIGGKGIEEIWNLILDYVSTTKTNGYYAKNREDQTRMWFEETLKEVVLEKYFARPGKKESILESEKKLMSGKSTLLKEIKHLMDT
- a CDS encoding response regulator; this translates as MKSITIGIIEDNLDFLQSLSGVLVQNPNLNLTTWNSAEAFWASGKSKEWDLLILDIGLPGMSGIDVLKTYHTVESRKSLVISSLQTDDAIFSALRNGASGYIWKSELDSLHDTIQTLLDGGSVISPSIAAKVLLSFRKPQAKADSLGVGVEVLTPRERQILELIVEGDNPHQIGSLFGTTVGTVRQQIKTIYKKLQVNTRVQMLKKARQFGIF
- the scpA gene encoding methylmalonyl-CoA mutase produces the protein MNKPNFAKLPLSFGSNKPDPKAISLWQTAEGISIQSRYAKADLEGMEHLNYAAGIPPYLRGPYSTMYVNKPWTVRQYAGFSTAEESNAFYRRNLAAGQKGLSVAFDLATHRGYDSDHERVVGDVGKAGVAIDSVLDMKILFDQIPLDQMSVSMTMNGAVIPVLAFYIVAAEEQGVSKDKLSGTIQNDILKEFMVRNTYIYPPKHSMKIIADIFGYTSKYMPKFNSISISGYHMQEAGATADLELAYTLADGWEYIKTGIASGLSVDEFAPRLSFFWAIGMNHFMEIAKMRAGRLLWAKIVKQFQPKSNKSLALRTHCQTSGWSLTEQDPFNNVGRTCIEAMAAALGHTQSLHTNALDEAIALPTDFSARIARNTQIYLQEETNIHRVIDPWGGSFYVEKLTNDLVHKAWNLILEVQKLGGMAEAIETGIPKMRIEEASARKQARIDSGKDVIVGVNRFRLDKEAPIDILDIDNTAVRIAQIKRLEQMKKDRDSSAVDAALNAITKCAETGEGNLLELAVDAARKRASLGEISYAMEKVFGRYKAVIRSISGVYSSEISEDKGYLEARSLADEFAKLEGRRPRIMVAKMGQDGHDRGAKVISTSFADMGFDVDIGPLFQTPAEVAKQVVENDCHILGVSSLAAGHKTLVPQVIEELKKLGAEDVLVVVGGVIPAQDYDFLYKSGATAIFGPGTVISEAAKQILNILLGERRAA
- a CDS encoding efflux RND transporter permease subunit, translated to MSIASFSIKRPIFISSLVIIMVITGFISLKRIGVDLFPDINIPFVVVSTVYPGAGPEEIETSISKPLEEELSSISGLKRITSRNQEGISMVFAEFNLTTDIKYAEQQVRDKTARVKPVFPESSKEPLVQRFDPSDQPIMRISLFADLPEGELYDLAKEKIKTKLEQVNNVGAVKIIGGSRREIHIELDRNKINAFQVPAISIGNQIKNSGVNIPAGKVEGGDKETSFRTVAKYESLSQIENTVVSFGGEFGRGVLVKDLGQVKDTLQDRQTLGMLYAPISAEEHEEPSIIGKLLFKYDPPKKERVQKKALFLDVYKQSGANTVEVADGILGKIDTINAQIKDLKGTPKVILIRDGSKWIRANIEDVTIAIILGILLAVIVVYLFLGNIRSTLITGMALPNSMLGAFIIMYAMGFTMNVMTLLALSLAVGLLVDDAIVVRENIFRKLEEGESVIVAARKGTEEVTLAVIGTSLTVIAVFLPIGFLSGIVGQFFKQFGLTVVFAMIISLFDGLTVAPMLSAYFAGKTDIHKKKNIVLRNFDKFQNFLDKMYGIIMKFALKKPWAVILLTFLTLITSIFSLAFVKKTFLPANDQGEFMVNVEMAPGTSLQGTSETVEQIQNEIIKAIPELELLATVVGNNDGESNIATIGVALLPAEYRKRTTGDVKDQIREFLKAYPHARPKVNDYSAIGGGVQYPFNLNLKGENLKDLETYSFKVMEELRKVPDLTDVDTTYRTGKPEFQVVPNRAKMQTVGVVAGVMGAELRYHIEGGEVAKYLENGIEYDVRLRLKEEQRNLRKSFYETRVPNIQNRLIPLSAIAEGKESSSPARIIREDRSRVVPINANLAPGGAIASASEAAAKILKDKLPPPPGITYSFVGQSEDFKELLQNIVLAFGMALIFIYLVLASLYESFITPITILFAIPPAISGAFFALALTGEMLNLFSMIGLILLMGLVAKNSILLVDHAILAMKEHGMTRDEAIFDAGSKRLRPILMTSLAMIAGTLPIALGIGEASKSRTAMGIAIIGGLVLSTLITLIVVPAVFGYIDRFREKIEGAFRPDFEIRPEDLED
- a CDS encoding sensor histidine kinase — encoded protein: MFHRIFVFFRGNPLDPISLLAVYSEIISKLYFLGFAYCLAYIQSVYLEWNAPDETNCILSAIELALSIILVFTSFFYRRIFKFAPILVRLTFFLLVLVEIETGFHDPTIPYFDPRNWLTITALLATSSFFYPGLVWQYILEWSLVLLIYIFRVYFANQTVIPLETWREMSTIFPLFLVAFFLNHWWFRTRYIAAYRGMLLEEKRRTFFQDIHDSLGSELTDLVLLSQKLEKTPTEITTTQLQKLKQLSESALQSLRTQVQEEDQRDLFQESLLDGMKLLIKKRYKLVGRNIELEWDSIEEDTIIKIIEPEVAHHLIQIFKEVTTNDLRYGTGTSKWKIDLNQEHMFLQFSSESQTLSEKEKTGPQVLLSDKVGTGIGERGLHQRIKSLNGEIRIHDSPYQINIKLPIGHFEL
- a CDS encoding PilZ domain-containing protein produces the protein MSSERRIYKRISEKVHLTYRVIQSGAGEAQFLPKDKGEGESQDISEGGLLFRTKEPMSLGTRLELELRFPDVKYVLYPKAKVVRLEEFGEGAFYEVGLEFNQMFDDDQKLLLEHISRLEI